Within bacterium, the genomic segment CGGTAATGATGGCTGAGATGATGGATCGCACGCAACAGATAATCGACGCCGTCTTGAGGGCACATCTCACCCAGATAGCAGACGAGATAGCGCCTGCCTTGCCTCAGAGCCGGGTCCGGCACGCGCTGAATCAGGTTTTTCATGTCCGGCCCGGTGCGCACCACATAGACATCCTGCGGCTTTTTGCCGCCGCGACGGATCGCCACCTCGCGATAAGAGTCGTTGGTGGATATCACGATCTTGGCTGTGCGGAAGGTCAGCCGTTCCAATGCCAGCAGCATGCGGGTGAGCCAGCGATGGCGCCGGGAAAACTTGGCCTGAAACATCTCCGGGGACAGATCGTGATGATCAAAGACAAAAACTTTGCCGAACAACCGATAGATCAGCCCCAGAAGAAAATAGGTGTCCGGTGGATTGCAAGCTTGAATCACATCGAATCCCTCGCGCAGGAGGACGCGCAAAGAGAGCCACGCGGTGGCCAGCCAGGCATATAAAAATTCGGCGACGTAGCTCAGCTTGCCCTCGGCATCAAAGGGAATGCGATAGCGATAGATCGCGATATCGTCGATCACCTCGCGGCTTTTGGCGTATTCTTTTGATTTCGGAGAAATGACCGACACCTTGTACCCGTGAGCGGTAAGGGTCTTGCTCTCCAACCAGACCCGGCGGTCGAACGGCACCGGCAGATTCTGTACGATGATGAGAATTTTACCAGCAGATTCCTTCATATTCCACCTCGTCAAGATTAAGATCTTTCGCTTCGCCGATGCCGGACAGGTCGATGATGCGATGGCCGTTGCGATGTTCGCGAAAAATGCTTTCATACTCTTTACCGCGATTGCCGACGACCACCACATCGGTTTTTTCCAGCAGCTCTTTCACGGAGAGGCACATCAGCTTGGCGATATGGGGAACCTCCCGTTCGATGAATTCTTTATTAGCGCCCATGAGCCGCGGCAAGGTCACGTTGGTGTCGTAAATTTTTACTTCATACCCTTTACCGATCAGCTGTTCGATCAAAGAAACCATCGGGCTCTCCCTCAGATCATCCGTATCCGCTTTAAAGCTGAGCCCGAGCACACCGATGCGTTTGCGGCCGTATTCACGGACCATCTCCAACGCATGGCGGATGTGCTCCTGATTGCTTTCGATCACGGCATTCATCATCGGCAAGGAGACGTCCAATTGTTTGGCGCGGTGCGAAACGGCGCGCAGATCTTTAGGCAGACAGGAACCGCCGAACGCAAAGCCCGGCTTGAGATAATAGGGACTGAGATTGAGCTTGTAATCCTGGATGAAAACATCCATCACGATGCGGCTGTCGACGTTCATCGCTTTGCAGAACCGTCCGATTTCATTGGCAAAGCTGACCTTGACCGCGTGAAACGCATTGTCCGCGTACTTGATCATGGCCGCCTCGCGTGGCCGCAGCTGAAAGACCGGAGCGGGCAGCTCGCTGTACAGGTGTGCCAGCACTTTGGCGGAACACTCGTCGAATGCGCCGATGATGGTTTTGGGCGGGTTATAAAAGTCATGGACCGAACTGCCTTCGCGCAGGAACTCGGGGTTCAGGGCAAAGCCGAAATCTTTGCCCACTTTTTTACCTGAACTTCTTTCCAGGATCGGTAACGCCACCTCCTCGGCCACGCCGGGCAGCACGGTGCTGCGCAACGCCACGATGGTATAACTGATTTTATTTTGCAACGCCCGTCCGATGTCAGCGCACACCCGCTGCAGATAATGCAGGTCAATGCTGCCGTTGCCGTTGCTGGGGGTGCCCACGCAGATAAAGACCAGATCCGACTCGTGCACCGCTTCTGCGGGATCCATCCCGGCCTTGAGCCGGCCCACTCGCTTCTGCTCTGCGATGATGTGGTCCAGATCCTTCTCCACGATCGGAGAAAAACCCCGGCTGATCAGGTTGACCTTGCGAAGATTGACATCTACGCCGTGAACCACATGTCCCATCTGCGCCAGACAGCCGGCCGACACACACCCCACATATCCCAAACCGAACACACCGATTTTCATAACCGCTCCGTATTCAATATTCGTTCGCCGAGACATCGACCGGATCAGGAACTTTCTACCAGCACCTGATCGGCGGATTTGAAACCGACTGGATCATTTTCAAGATTTGAAACCGATTCCAACGGCAATCGGGTAAACACTTCCAGAAACCCTTTGCGGCGCAGATACAACATCGCCCAATCTTTGTTCCCGGCGAAAGTTCTGCGGACCTGGTAGCGATACACCTGCGTGATAACCTTGTCCGATAGCGCCATCTTTTTTCTATGCATCCACACAGCCGCGCTTTTAAGCGCCGGGACCGTCCAACGGTTGACGAGCAAAACCTTGAGCAGGTGTTTCGCTTTACGGGCCAACGGCAGTTGCGGCGAATAAACACCGGTGCGCAGGGCAAGGCCCCGTGCATCAGCCGGATGCTTGGCGTTCCACAGCACCGCAGCTCTGCCGTATTCCTCGCCTTTCGCCAGATGTTCATCCAGCGAACAGGGGTGATAATGGTACGCGCGCATGGTCTCATCGCAAAAGAAACGCATACCGCGTTGATGCAGCCGGTAGGCCAGCTCTGCATCCTCGGCCACGCGGAACGCTGAATCAAACCACCCGCACGCCTTTAGATCCGCGAAAGCCATCGAGGTGTTGGGTGTTCGATAGGCACTCCAGGGCAATTCGCGGACGCCGTGATCGCCGCCCGGAAGGGCAAATTCATCCCAGCGATACCCTTGCCACCGGTCCAGGCCCGGCGAAGGGTGGATCGCCCCCATCCAGCAATCATGGCGATGCGGGCCGCTCTTGTGGTGCAGCCAGTGCCGGCGCACCACATCCTTTTCCAGCTGAATATCCGCATCAAGAAAAAGCACCCATTCTCCGGAGCAATGGAGCAGGCCTTGGTTTCGCGCAGCCGCCGCGCCCTCATGGTATTGGCAACAAAAGCTGAACGAGAGGGAGGTGCTGCGGGCATATTGGCGCAGGAATTCTCGTGTGCCGTCCGTAGAACCATCATCCACCACCAAGACCTCGAAAAGTGAGGGTTTGAGATCCTGAGCTTCCAGCGAGGCCAGGGTGAACGGCAGCACAGAAAGGCGATTGTACGTCGGAATGATCAGCGATATTTCTTTTCTCATAGTCCAGCCCACCCTGTTCGTTTTTCATATGGGTTTGCAGGCAACCATCCACAATCCGTTGCCAGTGCGGTTTTGCGTGCGCGTGTCCATCCACATCAGCAGCAGCACCCAGGGATGGACGAAGAGCAAATAAAAGGGAAAAATCCATTTAAAAAATCGGGAGACCTGTACGGCGGTCACCGCATCGTACGCCCACCGACCCCACCGGCCGTAGGTAATCCGCTGCTCAACGATCTCCAGACCGGCGCTGCGCACCTTGGCCGACAGCTCCTGCGGCGTATAGTAGCGCACATGCTCATGGGGATATATTTTTCCGGATCGGCGCAGATCGGCCTCCATGCTCCGTTGCAGCCATGGCAGGACGCGTTTTTCCGCACTGGGCACATAGAGCAGCAGATGGCCGCCCGGTCTGAGGGCAGCGGCCAACTTTTTCAACACCGCCAAATCCTCGCGGATGTGCTCTAAAACGCTGCCGCAGAGCACCACATCATAAGCGTCTTGATGGTTCCAGGTCGTCAGATCCGAGCACTCTACCCGCGCGTGGGTCAACCGTTCGGCCTGTAAGAAATGCGCCAGATCCTCGACCTGCTGCGGATCCTGCTCCAAACCAAGCACACGCGCCTCAGGCGTCGCCTGCGCGCAATAATAGAGATGCTGTCCCAAACCACAGCCGGCATCCAGCACAGCGGATCCTCCGGAGGCGGGATCCCGGTAACGTTTCAGGCCTTTCCTGATGTACCATTCACGCAATGTGGTCCAATAGATGAGCTGATAGCCCAGTTTCCTCAGCCACACCCGTTTGCCGATCATGGCGGCGATCTCTTTAGAGTTCATGATAGACCAACTCGTCTTGAAGGTACTGCATCACGGTCTGTTCATACCGCTGATTCAGCCGAGCGATCGCCTCGGTCACAGCGGCCAGCGCCCACATGGTCAACACCAGTACATAAAATTCCTTATAACTCTTGTCCGCCAGGGCGGCGATGGAAAACCCGATCCAACCGCTCATGACGCCGAGCGCCACGGCGCTGAGATACTTGGAGCGGCTCAGGCTGGCGCGCCGGGCGCTGGAAAAGCAGGCCAGCACGAACCAGAGAAAAAAGATAAAACCAATAAGACCGATTTCGGCGGCGAAGAGCAAATAGGAATTGTGCACCACCCAGTAACGGCTGCGCGGTTCATCTCCGTCATAAAAATATTTGGCGTTATTGCCGTAATTGTTAAGCCCCACACCGAAAACCGGATTCGCTTTGATCATACGGATCGCCGCTTGCGCCGAGGTGATGCGGGTCCGGCCGGACCCTAAATCATAGGAGACGATCCGGTCATAGATCAGATCACGAAAAGCCAGCAGCACCACCATGCCCGCCATCATCATCAGCACGAGACTGCGGATGATGCGCAACGTCAGCAGACGGCGCGAAATCATAAACGGAAACAGGATCAGCACCGACGGGATCAGTGCGATCCAGGTGCTTCGCGAAAGCGTATAGATGATGCCCACGGTGCCGATCGCCGCGGTGATGCGGGCGAACCATCGTTCGGACGCTGTATCGCCGCGCAGGGACAGAACATAAGCCAGCGGCAATAGAAAACCAAAGAAACGCGCCAGGTTGTTGCAGCTCTCCATGGTGCCACCCGGCCGGGTGGTGGAGAAGTAATCCATTTTAATCGCAGTCCCGTTTTCCGCCGAGATGCCGAACAGGCGCAGGCCGGCAAGACCCGGCCACTGGTTGATCTGCCACAACGAGAGCACGGTCTGCAGGATGACGCCGATGAAGAACATTTGTATCACCAACCGGACGTCGCTGCGCTGGCGCAGATTGTTGGCCAGATAGAGAAACAGCACGTACGCCTTAACGAATCGGAAAAGATCAAACAGAGTCCAGAGTCGATTTTGAGCCGGGATCAGCGATATCGCCATCATGGCGATCAGGCCAAGGGTCGGCCAGCTGATCTTTGGATAAAAGCGGATAGCCCCGACCTGCTTGGTACGCGCCGATTCAAGGAGCCACAGCAGAACCGCGATCAGCAGGAGAAGATCGGACAGAGTAAAGTTCAGGCCATGCGCGCCGCTCAATAAACCGTATTGCAGGAACAGGTTCACGTCCGCGTTCAACGGCAAAGAGAGGATCAGACCGGCGAGCAGAGAACGCCGGACATCCGGTACGATCATCAGCATAAAGGGCAACAGCAACAGCAGCGTGGCGGCCAGAGCCCACTTGGTCTCCAGCGTCCACAGCGGCAGGGCGGCCACACCGACCGTCACGGCGATCAAAACGATCAGAATCCACAGGGCGGCGTTATTTCGCGATTGGGTTTGCGTATGCGTCAACATAACAGCATCCGTCGATTAGCTTGCAGTTCCATCACCGGGCTGGTCCATTCCTTAATCCCAAACCTGGGGTTTGCGTCGATTCAAAGCCACGCCCAACAGAGTGGCGTGCGCGGTCAATAACTTGCGCTTGGCGTTTTGCGCCATCTCCCAACGGGTTTGACCCGCACGCACCACCAGGATCACCCCATCGACCACAGCGGTGACGCTCAGACTGTCGACATAGTTCAGCACCGCAGGGGTGTCGATCAACACATAGCGATACAGCTCACGGACCTCTTGAATGAACCGGCGGAAAGCGTCGGTCGCCAAGAGCTCAGCGGGATTCTGCCTGCTTTTGCCCGCAGTGATTACATCCAGCTCCGTCCCTTGCAGCGGTTTGACCTGACGGCGCCAGTCTGCTTGGTGTTCCAGGATCTCCGCCAGTCCGCCTTCGAGCGGCAGTTGCAGGATCTGATGGAGACTGGGTTTGTGCAGATGGGCGTCGATCAGCAGAATGCCTCCGCTCTGAAACTGCACCGGTTCCTGAGCCTGCGCCTCTTCTTCCGCCGTCTCCTGAACAAAGGCGCGGAAATCATCTTTGAAAAGCGACGGCTCAGCGGCTGGTTCTTTATCCGCCGCTTCCTCTTTCGGCGGAACCGCAGTCGCCGGTTCAGCCGCAGATGCTTCGGCGTTGTCCTCTGTTCGCAGGGCCTTCTTATACGCACCAGCCATCAGCATGGCCAGATAGGTGGAAATCGTCGAAGCGCCTTCGCCGGTGACCGAACTGGTGATGGCGAGAACGCGCATGACGCCGCGCATACTGGCAATGCGGATGTATTCGCGTAGATCATAAAAATCTTGGATCATCTCTTCGGGAAGATCCGCCGCCCCTTGACCAGCGTCGCGGGATACGGCTCTTTCCCAGGGCATGGTGACTGAATCGTGCATCTGATCCAGCTCATCCAGGGCATTTAATAGCACGCTCATCGTCCAACCTCATGATTTATGACAGCATTCATGGTTACAGACTTTCGACATCCACGCCGCAGAATTCACCGATCTGGGCAAAATCAAGGCTCAGCGGCTTGGGGCGCCGGAGGGATGGGCTACGCGTGGTCACCAGATCAGCGGCCGCTTCCGCAGGTGCAGCCGTTGCCGCAAGGGCATCCGTCGCAGCGGCTTCGGCGCAGGTCACTTTATTAGCCGCCGCCAGCTCTTGAATCAACACCGCATCGATGGACCGGTACTGGCGGTGAAAGGCGGTCAACAGCGCGTTGTCGCACACTTGATTGATCAGACGTGGAACGCCGCCGCTGATCTCATAAATCTTGCTCAGCGCGGCTTGGGTGAAGAGATCCTGATCCTCGCCGCCGGCCACCCGAAGGCGGTGGTGAATGTAGCGGCGCGTATCGTCTTGGTTGAGGCGGTTCAGCACGGCCTTGAGGCTGATGCGCTGCTTGAGCTGGTGCAGCGCCGGTTCCTGCAGATAGGCATCCAATTGCGGTTGAGCGGAAAGGATCACCTGCAGTAATTTGCAGCGCGAAGTCTCCAGATTGGACAGCTGACGGATCTCCTCGAGCACGTCATATTTCAAGCTCTGCGCTTCGTCTACCACCAGCACGGTGTACAGACCCTGTTTGTAGGCGTAGATCAGAAAAGTGTACAGCTCCATCAGTAGTTCGCTCAGATCCCTGCCCTGGGGCGTAAAACCGAAATCCCGGCAGATATATTTGATCAGCTCCTGACCGTTCAGATTGGTATTAAACACCCAAGCGAAGCGCACGCGGTCGCTGAATCCCTGCAGCGTGGTACGGATCAACAGGCTCTTGCCCAATCCGGGTTCTCCGATGATGGCGTTGATACCTCTTCGCATCGTCACCGCGGCCACCAGACGGTCCAGCGCCTCCTGGTGCATCCTGCTCTTAAAGAGGAATTGCGGATCCGGCGTTGCAGCAAACGGCTCCAATTTCAGATTAAAATGTTCGAGATACATGACGACGTCTCCTCAAAAGGGGATTAATGCTTGCCGGATTCCATCTGGAACAGCTCATCCACGCGAACTCCGAAAATCTCAGCCGCCTTGCGTTTGAATTCTTTGGTGGCCTCGACCCGGTTATTCTCAACCATGGAGAGATAAGTCGCACTGCATCCCAACAGAAAGGCCAGTTCATATTGCTTCAGCCCGGCTTCCCATCGTTTGATCTTTATTACGTTCTTCATCGTACATCTCCTCAGAATTCGATACAGCCACTTTGGCTTGCGTTATGCCTCCGGTACACCCGATCACTGTCTCACCCTA encodes:
- a CDS encoding O-antigen ligase family protein, which gives rise to MLTHTQTQSRNNAALWILIVLIAVTVGVAALPLWTLETKWALAATLLLLLPFMLMIVPDVRRSLLAGLILSLPLNADVNLFLQYGLLSGAHGLNFTLSDLLLLIAVLLWLLESARTKQVGAIRFYPKISWPTLGLIAMMAISLIPAQNRLWTLFDLFRFVKAYVLFLYLANNLRQRSDVRLVIQMFFIGVILQTVLSLWQINQWPGLAGLRLFGISAENGTAIKMDYFSTTRPGGTMESCNNLARFFGFLLPLAYVLSLRGDTASERWFARITAAIGTVGIIYTLSRSTWIALIPSVLILFPFMISRRLLTLRIIRSLVLMMMAGMVVLLAFRDLIYDRIVSYDLGSGRTRITSAQAAIRMIKANPVFGVGLNNYGNNAKYFYDGDEPRSRYWVVHNSYLLFAAEIGLIGFIFFLWFVLACFSSARRASLSRSKYLSAVALGVMSGWIGFSIAALADKSYKEFYVLVLTMWALAAVTEAIARLNQRYEQTVMQYLQDELVYHEL
- a CDS encoding AAA family ATPase, with amino-acid sequence MYLEHFNLKLEPFAATPDPQFLFKSRMHQEALDRLVAAVTMRRGINAIIGEPGLGKSLLIRTTLQGFSDRVRFAWVFNTNLNGQELIKYICRDFGFTPQGRDLSELLMELYTFLIYAYKQGLYTVLVVDEAQSLKYDVLEEIRQLSNLETSRCKLLQVILSAQPQLDAYLQEPALHQLKQRISLKAVLNRLNQDDTRRYIHHRLRVAGGEDQDLFTQAALSKIYEISGGVPRLINQVCDNALLTAFHRQYRSIDAVLIQELAAANKVTCAEAAATDALAATAAPAEAAADLVTTRSPSLRRPKPLSLDFAQIGEFCGVDVESL
- a CDS encoding methyltransferase domain-containing protein yields the protein MNSKEIAAMIGKRVWLRKLGYQLIYWTTLREWYIRKGLKRYRDPASGGSAVLDAGCGLGQHLYYCAQATPEARVLGLEQDPQQVEDLAHFLQAERLTHARVECSDLTTWNHQDAYDVVLCGSVLEHIREDLAVLKKLAAALRPGGHLLLYVPSAEKRVLPWLQRSMEADLRRSGKIYPHEHVRYYTPQELSAKVRSAGLEIVEQRITYGRWGRWAYDAVTAVQVSRFFKWIFPFYLLFVHPWVLLLMWMDTRTQNRTGNGLWMVACKPI
- a CDS encoding helix-turn-helix transcriptional regulator, with protein sequence MKNVIKIKRWEAGLKQYELAFLLGCSATYLSMVENNRVEATKEFKRKAAEIFGVRVDELFQMESGKH
- a CDS encoding glycosyltransferase, which codes for MRKEISLIIPTYNRLSVLPFTLASLEAQDLKPSLFEVLVVDDGSTDGTREFLRQYARSTSLSFSFCCQYHEGAAAARNQGLLHCSGEWVLFLDADIQLEKDVVRRHWLHHKSGPHRHDCWMGAIHPSPGLDRWQGYRWDEFALPGGDHGVRELPWSAYRTPNTSMAFADLKACGWFDSAFRVAEDAELAYRLHQRGMRFFCDETMRAYHYHPCSLDEHLAKGEEYGRAAVLWNAKHPADARGLALRTGVYSPQLPLARKAKHLLKVLLVNRWTVPALKSAAVWMHRKKMALSDKVITQVYRYQVRRTFAGNKDWAMLYLRRKGFLEVFTRLPLESVSNLENDPVGFKSADQVLVESS
- a CDS encoding nucleotide sugar dehydrogenase — protein: MKIGVFGLGYVGCVSAGCLAQMGHVVHGVDVNLRKVNLISRGFSPIVEKDLDHIIAEQKRVGRLKAGMDPAEAVHESDLVFICVGTPSNGNGSIDLHYLQRVCADIGRALQNKISYTIVALRSTVLPGVAEEVALPILERSSGKKVGKDFGFALNPEFLREGSSVHDFYNPPKTIIGAFDECSAKVLAHLYSELPAPVFQLRPREAAMIKYADNAFHAVKVSFANEIGRFCKAMNVDSRIVMDVFIQDYKLNLSPYYLKPGFAFGGSCLPKDLRAVSHRAKQLDVSLPMMNAVIESNQEHIRHALEMVREYGRKRIGVLGLSFKADTDDLRESPMVSLIEQLIGKGYEVKIYDTNVTLPRLMGANKEFIEREVPHIAKLMCLSVKELLEKTDVVVVGNRGKEYESIFREHRNGHRIIDLSGIGEAKDLNLDEVEYEGICW
- a CDS encoding glycosyltransferase family 4 protein, which translates into the protein MKESAGKILIIVQNLPVPFDRRVWLESKTLTAHGYKVSVISPKSKEYAKSREVIDDIAIYRYRIPFDAEGKLSYVAEFLYAWLATAWLSLRVLLREGFDVIQACNPPDTYFLLGLIYRLFGKVFVFDHHDLSPEMFQAKFSRRHRWLTRMLLALERLTFRTAKIVISTNDSYREVAIRRGGKKPQDVYVVRTGPDMKNLIQRVPDPALRQGRRYLVCYLGEMCPQDGVDYLLRAIHHLSHHYRRQDVFFALIGGGPAVPKLKELCTAMHLDDRVIFTGRLPDNQVCRYLSTADVCVDPDPWSEWADQSTMNKILEYMAFAKPIVAFDLKETRNTAQRAALFAKPNDVAMFSEKVNFLLNSPALRKEMGEFGRKRIIRELSWEYSIANLLAAYNRVFDKQAAPAVQPAVEDKRFIRPAEIELKHATMHV